The genomic window ACCTTTACGCTGTATTCTTTTGACTTTTACTTCGGCTACGCTCAGTACAAGTGACTTTTGACTTCCGCCTTGCGGTACTAGTTCCTATTTTAGTGACGAGTGTAGGAACGCTCAAAGTGAGTTTTGAGTGTCTGAGCCATAGCGGACATTACAACTGCTGCTATAGAAACCGATAATGCAGCTATAAGGCGGAGCTTATTGGTATTACAAGTGGCAATCATCATCACCCATCTTTGTTACCAAAAATGGCAAATATTCTTGCCATCAATATATTGGCAAAGCTGGTAGCCCAGCTTTATTGAAGGTAGTTGAGATGATGAATCGGACAAAAATAGAAGCATTAAACCAAGTATTTCATATATTAGAGCTAGGACTTTCTGACCTAGTTGAAGAAGCTGCAAGATATCAAAAATAATCAAATATTTGATTAGAGTTAACATCTATATTATTCCGAGCTTAGTTAGCGTATAACATACGCTAACTAAGCTTTCTTTCCCACACCTTTTTTCGTTCACCCGTTCTTAATTATTGAATTCAATCACTCTAACTCTTGCTATATCTACTTTCTACACTTTCACTCTTTTTTTAAGAAAGATGTGACTAATGCATAGGTTTAGCAAATCGAAGCGGTAGGTTCAGGGGATCAGGACAATCCGGCCACCCAGGTCACCCTTGACGAGCAGCCGATGTGCCTTTGCTGCCTCAGCCAGCGGCAAGGTGCGGGCCACCTTCACGTCAAAGGCACCGGCCTGCGCCAATGCCGTCATTCGTAGCCGAGCAGCGTCACGGATGGCAATGCCAGGGTTGTCCTGCCCTGGAAGTGAAGCACCGCCGATCGTCTGGATGCCAGTCTCTTTCGCCCGGTCGAAGGCGGCGGCGACGATGGTGGCGATCCGCGAGTGGTCCTTCACGAGGGCAAGCGAGACGTCGATCGCCTCATCCGTACCGACGAGGTCGATTGCCGCGTCGATGCCGTTCGGTGCGGCTTCCACCACGCGCTCCTTCAACCCGTCCCCATACTTGATCGGCTGTGCGCCGTAACCGCGTAGCATCTCAAAGTTTTTGGTGCTGGCTGTACCGATGATTTTGATGCCATCTAGCACCGCAAGTTGCACCACGGACAGCCCTGCCCCACCGGCCGCACCGTGGACGAGTACGGTCTGTCCCGGTCGAGCGCGCACGGCGGCAAGCGCGTGGGCAGCGGTGGTACCATCCAGCATTATCGCGCTGGCCTGCTCCCACGACAGCTTAGTCGGCTTCGGCACGACGTCCGACGCGGAAACAGTGATTGTGTCGGCGTAGGCACCGGTGATTCGATACGCGATCACCTCATCGCCCGTTACGATTGGGCCAGCCGGTCCCATTGCCTCCGCACCAACTGCTGTCACCACACCAGCCGCCTCGACGCCGAGCCGCAACGGGAAGGTGGGGGTGCTCTGCCCACTGCTCACCGTGTAGGACGGGTCAGCGTAGCGCTTGTAGTCGGTGTGGTTCACGCCGACAGCACGAACCTGGATTGTGACCTCGCCCCGTCCGGGCGAACGAGATTTGGTAGGCACAGCCTTGAGCACGTCCGGACTGCCGAACTCAGTGGCGACGATCTCCAGGGTCACTGATAGATTTGTCATAGTGCTATCCTCAATTTGAGTCAAAAATTATTGATTACTTTACTCAGCTTCATCTTGGAATTCAAGCTATTATTGTAGATTTTTCCTCACTCATCACTCGTCATTTAAATCCAGGATTGACGGCATTGATTCGTATGCCCTGTTTGGCATAGTTAAGCGCCGCCGATCGCGTCCAGATCGGCAATTATTTGCGGTGGAAGTTGCAAATCTGCGGCTTTGAGATTCTCGTGCAGATGCTCAACCGATGAGGTTCCCGGAATCAGCAAGATGTTGGAAGAGCGCTGCAACAGCCACGCCAGCGCAACCTGCATCTTGGTGGCTCCGACCGACACCGCCACCGTGTCCAGCGTCGAAGACTGAAGCGGGTTGAAGCCGCCGAGCGGAAAGAACGGCACGTAGGCGATGCCCTTAAGCGCCAGATCGCCGACTAGCGCCTCGTCGTCGCGGTGGGCGAGGTTATACTGGTTCTGCACACAGACCACAGGCGCGATCGCGCGCGCTTCCTCGACCTGCGCCGCCGTCACATTGCTAAGTCCCAGGTGCCGGATCAGCCCCTGCTGCTGCATCTCGGCGAGCGCGGTGAATTGCTCTGCGATCGACCCCTCGCTCGGTCCCTCCCCCCACCGGCGCAGGTTGACGACATCAAGCACGTCAACGCCCAGGTTGCTCAGGTTGTCGTGCACCGCTTGGCGAAGCTCGGTCGGACTCTGCGCTGGATTCCACGATGCGTCCGCGCCGCGCACTGCGCCCACCTTGGTGACAATCGTCAGACCTTCGGGGTAGGGGTGAAGCGCCTGCCGAATGATTTGGTTGGTGATGTGCGGACCGTAGAAGTCGCTGGTGTCGATGTGATTGATTCCGAGTGCGATCGCTTCGCGCACAACGGCAACGGCAGCATCCACGTCGCGCGGCGGTCCCCAAACACCTGATCCAGCAAGCTGCATCGCACCATAGCCTATCCGCTTCAGAGTCACAGAAGTGCCTGCAAACGTGAAACTACCGCCAAGGTTCACTTGAGCAATCATGTTTTTGTTCCTCCTAAATGTTTATCGGTTTCTGAAGAAATCAATGACTTGCAGTGGTAATGGCCGCCTTCAACTGCTCCATGTTCCAGCAATCAGTATAGCGAACTCCATTAATAAACTAAAACATCGGCATACTCCACAAGATAGCCGTTTCCCAAAGCTTTTTGATAGGTAAATAGCAGATCGTGCATCAGCCAAAATTGACCCTGCGCTGCTGCTGCTTCCACCACTTCCGCTGCCTTTTGTGCTTGAGGATAGATTGAACTCTGAATGAAGTGAGGAAAGACTACACACACCTGATTCTCCTGGGAAAACAGTAGATCAATATGTTGCTGAACTGCTTAAATCAATCGATACACTTACCCAGACTGAAGACACTGGTAATTTCCATATTTCACAAGCACGACTGGAGCATTAAGTTTTCCCTGGTAGCGATCGCGCGGTCAAGATGTCACTTTCGCTGATGATCACGGCTACGGAGCTAAAAGTTTTCAATGACTACAGGTTCGACTGATTCAGCAATTTCAAAGTCGAAAATTCGTGAGTAAAAGTAGAGTTCTGCTGACAAAGAACGTTTGATATTTGGGGCTTTGCGGAAGCCATGTTCTTCAGCCTCAAAAGGAAGATAAGCCACAGGTACACCTTTAGTTCGCAGTGCTGTAACCATTGCTTCAGTTTGGTTGGGCGGAACCACTCGATCTTCTAATCCTTGGAAAAAAATCACTGGACAGGCTAGACGATCACTAAAGTTAATTGGCGATCGCTGTTGATAAATCTGACGCTGTTGTGGGTAAGCGCCAACCAGACGATCCAAGTACCGCGATTCAAATTTATGTGTATCCCGGACTAAAGCTTCCAAGTCGCTGACACCAAAATAGCTGGCTCCTGCTTTAAAAGTATCTCGGAAAGTCAAGGCACAAAGCGTTGTGTAACCACCTGCACTACCACCAGAAATTGCCAGGCGATCGCCGTCTACATCTCCCCGTTCCACCAAGTAACGCGCACCAAAAACACAATCATCTACATCTACAATTCCCCACTGTCCATCAAGTCGTTGCCGATACTCCCGCCCGTAACCTGTACTACCACCATAATTTACATCCAGAACCGCTATACCTCGGCTAGTCCAATACTGAACGCTAAAACTGAGGCTACTAGAAGTTGCTGCGGTGGGCCCACCGTGGCTTTTGACAATCAAAGGCGGTTTTTCGCCCGCAGGAGCAGTATAATCAAGGTTTTGAGGTGAGTAGAAAAGGGCGTGTGCTGTTTTGCCATCAGCTGTTTCGTACTCAATGGCTTCAGGGAGAGAAAGATAACCAGCATCAATAGTTACATCGCTGGAACGCCGTAGTACTTCCAGCTTTTTGGTTGTCAAATCCAGACGGATAATAGCTGCCAACTCAGTTGGAGAACTTCCGCGAAAAACCACCTGTTTAGAGGTGGCGTGGAGAGAACTAATGTCTGTGTAGGGCGTATTTATTGGTTCTAGTTGACCTGTTACTGTGTCAAGGCTAGCTAAATACCAAATACCTTGCTGGGTATAAGTACAAATAATCCGGTTAGCAGATTCAAAAGCATAAGTGGACATCCCAAAATTCCATTGCGGCTGACCAAACTCCGCTTTGATTTGAGTTAGCGCTTCTACATTTTCATCTTGCCAACGATATATATTCCACCAACCTGTACGGTCAGAAATAAAGTATAATTTGCCATCCGGCGACCACTCTGGCTGAAAGATAGATTCATCTAAATCGCCAGCAATTTTTTGAATATTTCCTAAACAACCATCTGCTTTTAATTCCCCAACCCATAGTTCAGTGCTATCCCAAGGCATATTAGGATGGTTCCAAGTCAGCCAAGCTAATCGTAAACCATCGGGACTAAGGCGAGGCGAAGCATAAAAGTCATTTCCAGATACTAATACTTGGATTTTGTGATCTCCGTCTAATTCCACGCCGACTAGAGTATTGATCGCCTCATTTGCAGCATCAGTGTGATCTTCGTACACGCAAATAATTCGGTTGTGTTGGCGGTCAAAAATACCATCTGCATAGCGTGTGGCTGCTGACGGGGTGATGGCTTGCGGCTGTGTATCAGTATCCTGACGATATAGGCGTTGGTCAATAAAGTTAGAAAAGTAAACACTGCCATCTACCACAAGAAAAGAACTGCCACCATATTCATGCACACGGGTACGCACGTTGAAGGGAGTAGGTGTGATATCAGAAATTTCACCATTTGCATCCCGGCGGACTACGACATTTCTACCTTGCTCTGACGGTCGCAGCTCGCTCCAGTAAATATCTTCGCCATCGAGAGCAATTTGTCCCAACCCAATTGTCCGTGCGGTAATTAAGTCTGTTGTGATGGGTGATCGCCAAGATCCGTAAGATACTACCTCTGGTTTAATCACGCTCTATTCTGCTCCCTGCTTCCAAGAATTATGCATTGTGTGTAGAGGCAAAACTCACGCACACCCACTTATACTAATTCATAATACTTGGTAATTATCACTCAACTGTAACTGCTAATTTTGTAACCGAAATATCTCAGAAATTAACAATGTAAATGTCCCTGAACGATCATATTTAGCAGTAAGGCGTTTATACTCATTTTCGGCAACCACTTTTCCGGCTACTATCTCAAACCCCTCTCCCACACGCAACTTTTTAGGAATATTCACAACGACACCATCGGGTAAGTAAAAAGTGTCATTCTTCCCATTAGTGGGATCTAAAATAATCTCGCGAATTTCTTCTGCATCTGAAACTTTTAAATCAGAGGTGATAGATTCTTTTGTGCCAATCCAACTTCCTGACAGACTGGTTATTTCCTTGCTTGTTCTGCTGTCAGGAAAACTATTTAAATGTTCGCGCAGATGTAGAATTTTCTCTAAATCACCATTCTCTGTATAAATACTACCTATGCTAGTATTCCAATCTTTATGCTTTAAAAATAACTCAACTGAGAAACTGCGTCCCGATTCCAGTTTTTTGGGAACCCAAGTACTGGAACCATAATCAACAAGAGCTAATGCCCTTTTAGATGGGTCTGCTGGATGCAATAATCCATCAGGCTGATTACAAGTTTCCTTCTCAATTTGCCATTGTTTTTCTAGCGTACTTCCGTCTGGTGAAGGGAACTGATTTGTGTGAGTAATTACCGTTTTATCGGCATTGGGACGCAAATTTCTGATACCTTGAGAAGACTTGATGACTTCTTTTTCTGGGGAGTAAACAGTCCATATACCATACATAGACTGGCCTTCTGTGGGGAGGTATCCAAATAATTTTTCCCAGTGTTGCTCTTGGAGATGCGTCATTTTTTTAAGTATAAGTAAATGTTGCAGCTTTGACCTCACAATACCTTTGCCAGAAACAAAGGTGTATCTAACTTTTTGCCGAAACAGCCCAAGACAAGCGTATGCTTGGCTGTTAAGCAAGTTGTCACCACTTCAGGAGCTATCACCCTGAATTTAGAAGCTGTCGTTACTAAAATCACGATTTTTTTCTTAAAGTCACGATTTTTTGCTTAAAATCACGATTTTTTTCTTAAAGTCGTGAGTTTTTTCTTAAAATCACGATTTTTTACAAGACTTGGAAGATAAAGAATATTACGCCATGTACGACTTGCTCTCAAACCTAACCCCCAACCCTACAAGGGTTGGGGAGCAAAAACCAAAGCCTCTCAGGAGTGGGGGAGAGGAATGGAAGCAAAGTTCCAAGAATAAGTTGCACATCGCGTAAGGTATTGACCTCAGTTACTCATTTTCGATCAGAACTGTAACAGCAGCGATCGCAATCAACATTTCGTCATTTTTATCGTTGAGTTCGGGAATCGCCCGCCCTTGAACTATCATCCCCCCAGATTCTACGGTGAGACTTTTCCGACCAAATGGTAGGACAGCTAATACCTCTTCTTCTCTAACTTGTTCTGGATATGGTACTGCTACCTGAACTTCTATAATCATTTCATTGGGGTGACTTAAACCTGCTACCTCCCAAACACCAGGTAAAGCATTGTGAGCGATCGCATTCCGTACTGCCCTAGATGCTGCTACTGTCGGTTCTTGTCCATGCTGATCTATTCCCATTCCCATCTCAATAATCAATCGTTTACGTGCCATTACTACCTTCGGTAAATCCTGCACCTTTCACTTTATCTTTCTTAGGCAATAAGTAAGCTGGCACAATAAAATCAAAATATGTGAAGAAAAGTAAACAAGACTCAAACCCCTTTTCCCCCTGCCCCCTGCCTTGTCCCAACGATAATTATTTACGCCAACCTACTTATCGCCGCCAAAATCGGTATCAAGATGTATTTTCAAGGGGATTTATCGTGTTGAATTTCTTTTTTTGATAATTATAATTTTTGCCTCCTGCCTCCTACCTCCTTCACAGCAGATGCTGCAAGCGACTTAGACGTTCTGAGTAACTTTTCATCACCTTTAAGGCAAACACAGGTGTTTCCTGAACGGCAAACAGGAACCCGTTCTCATCAAGGAAACCCAGTTTGCTATCCACCTTGGCAATAGCTGTGTAAGTTCTATTTTGGATTCCTATAAGTACCGCGATACCAAAAACTTCGCCTGTCTCAATGGTTTCTACAACTTTGCTATTGACTAATATATCCACCTCTCCTTCCAGAATGCCGTACATTTCATCTCCAGACTGTCCTTCTTCAAAGATGACTTGGCCTGCTGAAAACACTTTAGGGTCGGATTGTTTTTGAAAGATACTGACTGTTACTACAGGACTTAACATTAGAGCAACCCCAAAATTATTTGTTTTTAAACGAAACCTTTGGATAGGCAATACGATAACCCAGAAAAGTATACTACTTTCTGTTGATTAACTCTCAACCTCCTTTCCATTGTTCTCTCCTTCCCATGCTCCGCATGGGAAGGAGGAAAGCCTCATCAAGCTAGGTTTTTAGGACTTGTGTGTACACCGTAGCAAGCTTGCGAGAGGGACAGACAAGGAAGGGGAAGCTAAACACCCCGTAGCTTTGTCGGGGAGGGGCATTTGTAAGAGGTTCTTTAAGGATTATTGAATTGGTGTTCTAGGGAGTTGCCACAACTTGAAAGGGTCGCATCATATCGAAGTCTTCGTGTTCTAGGATGTGACAGTGCCAGAGATAATACCCCGGTTTGTCGAAGGTGGCAATAATGCGAACAACTTCACCTGGGTTAACAACTACGGTGTCTTTCCAACCTTTCTCATAAAGTGGTGGAGGCTCAGGATTGCCTATTAGGCCAGCATTTTGTAGAAATAGCTTAGTCTTACGAGGGTCTTTGATAATTGGGACTGCACTGCCAGCAAAATTCTGTCGATTTAGAATCAGAAAGGAAACCAAGTGCAAGTGAATTGGGTGTGGCTCTTGTGTTGTGTTGTATAATTCCCAAACTTCAGTTGTGCCGAGTTTTGGTTTCTCAGTAGTTGGCTCGTCATAGCGCAATGAGCCGTCTGCCAATGTACCTTGCTCTAGCAGCTTGCGACCGAATTCATCCTTATTCTCAAAAAGAACCAGTTGCCGAGTCAGTCCGGTTTGAGCAGGAGGTATTATCTTGTCAGGTAGCAAACGTGTTGTCAGTCCATCACTTTCATTGGTATCGACTGTAGCATTTGGAACATTTGAAAGTGGTTGCTCGACTGCAATCTTCATTATCTGACCTGTAAGCTCGGAATCGGCTTTATCATCAAAGTTCCTGATGATGAACTCTTTTCCCGAATCGCCAGTGAAGTCAACAATCACATCAGCGCGTTCACCTGGAGCAAGAACTAAATTTTCAAGCACGACTGGTTTTTCTAATAAGCCTTGCTCGGTGCCGATTTCGTAAAACTTTTCCTTTGAGTCGTTGAAATTTAAGTTGTAAAAACGCGAATTTGAACCGTTTGCCAAACGTAAACGGTACTTTCTCGGTTCGACCGCCAGCTTTGGCCATGCCATACCATTTACTAGGATGAAATCACCATAGAAATTGGGCACTACACTTGGATATAAAGTATCTGGATAATTTGAACCAGGTGGGTAATAAAGCTGACCCTTGGCAGTGAAATCCCGATCCTGGATGATGAGTTCTTTCTCGTGGTTACCACTGGGCAAAATGTTGCGATTGATCAGATTAATCTCGTTGTTATCCCTTAGTAGGTAGAAGCCTGCAAGACCAGCGTATACACTTAAACGATTGTTACTGAGAATGTGGTCGTGATACCAGAGTGTTGCTGCCCGCCTGTTGTCATTTGCATAACTGTAGTTCTTTTTAACCCAACTGGGTCCGGTTTGGGAAAAATCTTGTGTAAACCAAGCTTCGGAATATCCATCGCTAGTCCACTCAGTATGACCGCCATGTACATGCGTCACTGTAGGTACAAGCCCTTTTTGGAGAGCGTTTTCAAGCGATTTTGTAATGATGCTCTTGTCTACTGGGAAAATATGTCCGGTTTTTGGTAGTTTGTTGTCCCACAGCACTTCAATCGGTACGTCTTTTCGCGCCACGAATGTGGAACCTGGGTAAGTAACAGCCTTTTGCCCTTTTAAGCCATATCCCCAAACTGTTGTATTCAAGCGTGCATCATCGCCTGTACCATATATGCCATCTGCACCAGGACTGCTATATAATCCAAGCCATTGCTTAGTTTCTCTCATCTCTACATCGAAGTGACCACCCTTTGTAGCATCTATCCTTGCTGGAGACGGCAATGAATTGATGAACTTCGGTTGAGTTCTTGGATCTAGCCGCGAATCAGCAGCCATAGTTAAACTCAATTTGGAAAAGATGATTCCAGCCAGTAGTGTTACAATAAAGACAAAGGCGAGATACAGTTTGAAGTTTCGCCTCCACTTACTCAGCAACAACTTGCTAGTCATAATTAATCTACTCCTTTAAAAATTCTTATTGATAGTAAGCTAGTGGATATCCAATTAAAAAATGCTGCTCCTGCCTTTTTGCTAGGAATGATTTTACCTCTACTTAAATAAAATTACGTGAATTTCACTTAAGTTACGTATAACTTAAGTGAAACTAAAAAAAAATGATTTATTTTTTGCAATACATGACTTTTTTTTTAGCTAAAACAAAAAGAAGCCTCTCACCTACCCGAAGGGAGGTGACGAGATGAATTTTTGGGCAATGACGAATTGACCTACAACCAATTCAATCCGCAGGATTGACAGGGCAGGGGGTCGATGAGGAATTGCCATTTTTAACTTCTAGTGAATCTATAAAATCTTCTATTACATGAGTCATGGTTTTATCGTTTTGAGCAGAGTATAGGCGTAGTTTATTTAATCTACGCTCTGATATCCTTAAATTTAATGCTTTGTTTTTCATGAATGCCTACACATTGTCTTTACGTTTATGTTATTCTATTTGTCGGTCGAAAAACAAAGGACAAAAATGATAATTTCATACCAATACAAAATTAAACCCACTGCATTGCAGTCAGAAAAAATTGATAAGACTTTGGAAATGCTACGTTGTCAATACAATTATCTGCTTGCTCAAAGGTTTGACTGGTATGAGCTTTGGGGTTGCCCTATCGATAGATGTCCTTTAATTTGTCACCTACCAAAGTTAAAGGAACAACCTAACTATTACAACCAGAAAGCATCCCTAACTCAGCTCAAAATAGATAGACCCTGGTACAAACAGATTCATTCTCAAGTTCTACAGGAAGTTCCCAAAAAAGTTGAACTGGCTTTTAATAGATGGTTAAAAGGTGATGTTAACGGTAAAAAATCTGGTAGACCTAGATTCAAAGGAGTTGGTCAATACAAAACATTTACATATTCCCAATTTAAGAGTCATCATTTTGTCAACAACAGAATAACGCTCTCAAAGATTGGGGATATTAAGGTGATTGTTCATCGTCCAATACCTGACGGATTTGATATCAAAACTGTATCTGTCACGAAGAAAGCAGATGGCTATTATGTCACCTTAAGCCTTGATGATAAAACAGTTCCAACTATTAAACCTGATTTTGACGCTAACAATATTGTAGGAATTGATGTTGGGCTGATAGATTTTTATGTTGCCTCTGACAATACCAGAATTGCTGCACCAAAACATCTAAGCAAGGCTGAACGTAAATTAAAGTCAGTACAGCGAAGGGTATCAAGACGTAAAAAGGGTTCTAATCGTCGCAAAAAAGCAATTATAAAATTAGGTAAACAACATAAAAAAGTTGCTGATACCCGCAAAGACTTTCATTTTAAGACTGCTAATAACCTACTCAAAAAGTATGATGTTGTCGCAGTAGAAAAATTGAATATCAAAGGACTCGCTAAAACAAAACTGGCTAAAAGTATCAATGACGCTGGTTGGGGACAATTTATAACCATACTTTCAAACAAAGCCGAAAACGCTGGTTTAAAAGTAATAGCTGTAAATCCAAACGGTACAAGCCAAGAATGCTCTAGCTGTGGACATAAAGTTAAAAAGCCATTATCTCAAAGGATGCACAATTGCCCTGTATGTCATACGAGTTTGTGCAGGGATCTGAATGCCTCTTTTAACATAAAGGCGCGTGGGACACACGCCCTCAAAGCTCAATTAATGTCCTCATAGAGGAGTCGTTGAGAAGCCCACACTCACCGTCGATAGGAGTGTGTGGAGTATGTCACGGAATGTTCTTCTAATCAAACGAAACCTTTGGATAGTTTTAGGCGAATCCAGAAAAATATACTACTTTCTGTTGATTAACTCTCAACCTCTGCAAAATTCCTGATTAGTTCCCTAATCGCCTAGAAGCGTTGCAGCTAACTAGCAAGGTTTGCCGAATTGAAGCGAGTGCCCTATCGCCGCCAAATCAATAGATTATGGCGGGAGCCTTCTCTCGGAAAAAGGTAAACCAGCATATTTTGGTTTTCATGCCATCTTCTATAATTGATAAAACCTGCACACCTAATTCTAGGCATGAGACTGTGACCGAACCAGGAAGTTACAAAGATACTGTAAACCTACCCAAGACTAACTTTGAGATGCGGGCGAACGCCATCAAGCGTGAGCCTGAAATCCAAAAATTTTGGGAAGAAAATAAAATTTACGATCGCCTCTCCAAAAATAACCCCGGCGAATTATTTATACTGCACGATGGGCCTCCCTACGCTAATGGCTTACTCCATATTGGTCATGCTTTAAATAAAATTCTCAAAGATATTATTAATCGCTACCAACTGCTAAAAGGGCGTAAAGTTCGCTACGTCCCTGGTTGGGATTGTCACGGCTTGCCAATTGAGTTGAAAGTTTTGCAGAACATGAAGTCAGCAGAACGGCAAAATTTGACGCCTTTACAACTGCGCTTAAAAGCGAAAGAATTTGCCCTAACTACGATAGATAACCAGTGTCAAAATTTTAAACGCTACGGTATTTGGGGTGATTGGGATAACCCTTATCTAACTCTGAAGCCGGAATATGAAGCGGCTCAAATTGGTGTATTTGGGCAGATGTTCTTAAAAGGCTACATTTATCGCGGTTTGAAGCCGGTTCACTGGAGTCCGAGTTCTAAAACCGCTTTGGCTGAAGCTGAGTTGGAATATCCAGAAGGTCACATTTCCCGCAGTATCTATGCAGCTTTTCCAGTTACAAGTTTGGCGTCAGCTGTAAAACCACTGTTGACGGAATATCTGTCAGATTTGGGTGTAGCTATCTGGACGACCACACCTTGGACAATTCCAGCGAATTTGGCTGTGGCGGTGAATGCGAATTTGAACTATGCAGTCGTGGAAGTTTCCCACCCAGAGGCAAAAGCGCAGAGTAATTTCAAATACCTCATCGTTGCTGCTGATTTAGTGGAACGTTTATCTTCGACATTGGGAGTTGAGTTAACTCTAAAAGCCACGTTTAAGGGGAATGATTTAGAACATACTACTTACCGTCATCCCCTATATGACCGTGAAAGTCCAATTGTTGTCGGCGGTGATTACATTACTACTGAGTCAGGTACTGGGTTAGTACATACTGCACCCGGTCATGGTCAAGAAGACTACATTGTTGGTCAGCGCTACGGTTTGCCTATCCTTGCACCAGTGGATGACAATGGCAATTTTACCGAAGAAGCGGGAGAATTTGCGGGGTTGAATGTGCTGGGTGATGGTAATCAGGCGGTAATTGATGCCTTAACAGTGGCTGGTTCCTTGTTGAAGGAAGAAGCATACCCTCACAAGTATCCCTATGATTGGCGGACGAAGAAGCCGACGATTTTCCGCGCGACTGAACAATGGTTTGCTTCTGTGGAAGGATTTAGAGAAGAAGCGCTAAAAGCGATCGCAACGGTAAAATGGATTCCAGCCCAAGGTGAAAATCGGATCACGCCAATGGTGGCAGAACGTCCCGATTGGTGTATCTCTCGTCAACGAAGTTGGGGTGTACCAATTCCCGTTTTCTACGAGGAAGAAACTGGGGAAGTACTGCTGAATGAAGAAATTATCAACCATGTCCAAGGAATCATCGCAGAAAAAGGTTCTGATGCTTGGTGGGAATTATCGGTTGAGGAGTTATTACCCCAATCCTATCGCCAAAATGGCAAGTCTTACCGCAAAGGTACAGACACAATGGATGTATGGTTTGATTCTGGCTCATCTTGGGCAGCTGTCGTCAACCAGCGTCCAGATTTACGCTACCCCGCTGATATGTATTTGGAAGGTTCCGACCAACATCGTGGCTGGTTCCAGTCAAGCTTGCTCACC from Nostoc sp. UHCC 0926 includes these protein-coding regions:
- the ileS gene encoding isoleucine--tRNA ligase codes for the protein MTEPGSYKDTVNLPKTNFEMRANAIKREPEIQKFWEENKIYDRLSKNNPGELFILHDGPPYANGLLHIGHALNKILKDIINRYQLLKGRKVRYVPGWDCHGLPIELKVLQNMKSAERQNLTPLQLRLKAKEFALTTIDNQCQNFKRYGIWGDWDNPYLTLKPEYEAAQIGVFGQMFLKGYIYRGLKPVHWSPSSKTALAEAELEYPEGHISRSIYAAFPVTSLASAVKPLLTEYLSDLGVAIWTTTPWTIPANLAVAVNANLNYAVVEVSHPEAKAQSNFKYLIVAADLVERLSSTLGVELTLKATFKGNDLEHTTYRHPLYDRESPIVVGGDYITTESGTGLVHTAPGHGQEDYIVGQRYGLPILAPVDDNGNFTEEAGEFAGLNVLGDGNQAVIDALTVAGSLLKEEAYPHKYPYDWRTKKPTIFRATEQWFASVEGFREEALKAIATVKWIPAQGENRITPMVAERPDWCISRQRSWGVPIPVFYEEETGEVLLNEEIINHVQGIIAEKGSDAWWELSVEELLPQSYRQNGKSYRKGTDTMDVWFDSGSSWAAVVNQRPDLRYPADMYLEGSDQHRGWFQSSLLTSVAVNDIAPYKTVLTHGFALDEQGRKMSKSEGNVVDPNTIIEGGKNQKAEPAYGVDVLRLWVSSVDYSGDVRIGKNIIKQLNDVRGKIRNTARFLLGSLHDFDPEKDAVPFEELSELDRYMLHRITEVFEEVTEAFESFQFFRFFQTVQNFCVVDLSNFYLDIAKDRLYISATDAFRRRSCQTVLKIAIDNLARAIAPVLCHTAEDIWQYLPYKTPYKSVFEAGWVQVEETWRNPELAEFWQQVRQIRTEVNKVLEQARIEKLIGSSLEAKALLYVANEDLRSSIKALNPVSGNGIDELRYLFLTSQVEVLDTPEALQDLKYNLQSDSWGIGVVNADGQKCDRCWNYSTHVGESAEHPLICERCVAALAGEF
- a CDS encoding RNA-guided endonuclease InsQ/TnpB family protein; translated protein: MIISYQYKIKPTALQSEKIDKTLEMLRCQYNYLLAQRFDWYELWGCPIDRCPLICHLPKLKEQPNYYNQKASLTQLKIDRPWYKQIHSQVLQEVPKKVELAFNRWLKGDVNGKKSGRPRFKGVGQYKTFTYSQFKSHHFVNNRITLSKIGDIKVIVHRPIPDGFDIKTVSVTKKADGYYVTLSLDDKTVPTIKPDFDANNIVGIDVGLIDFYVASDNTRIAAPKHLSKAERKLKSVQRRVSRRKKGSNRRKKAIIKLGKQHKKVADTRKDFHFKTANNLLKKYDVVAVEKLNIKGLAKTKLAKSINDAGWGQFITILSNKAENAGLKVIAVNPNGTSQECSSCGHKVKKPLSQRMHNCPVCHTSLCRDLNASFNIKARGTHALKAQLMSS
- a CDS encoding multicopper oxidase family protein, whose translation is MTSKLLLSKWRRNFKLYLAFVFIVTLLAGIIFSKLSLTMAADSRLDPRTQPKFINSLPSPARIDATKGGHFDVEMRETKQWLGLYSSPGADGIYGTGDDARLNTTVWGYGLKGQKAVTYPGSTFVARKDVPIEVLWDNKLPKTGHIFPVDKSIITKSLENALQKGLVPTVTHVHGGHTEWTSDGYSEAWFTQDFSQTGPSWVKKNYSYANDNRRAATLWYHDHILSNNRLSVYAGLAGFYLLRDNNEINLINRNILPSGNHEKELIIQDRDFTAKGQLYYPPGSNYPDTLYPSVVPNFYGDFILVNGMAWPKLAVEPRKYRLRLANGSNSRFYNLNFNDSKEKFYEIGTEQGLLEKPVVLENLVLAPGERADVIVDFTGDSGKEFIIRNFDDKADSELTGQIMKIAVEQPLSNVPNATVDTNESDGLTTRLLPDKIIPPAQTGLTRQLVLFENKDEFGRKLLEQGTLADGSLRYDEPTTEKPKLGTTEVWELYNTTQEPHPIHLHLVSFLILNRQNFAGSAVPIIKDPRKTKLFLQNAGLIGNPEPPPLYEKGWKDTVVVNPGEVVRIIATFDKPGYYLWHCHILEHEDFDMMRPFQVVATP